One segment of Paraburkholderia bonniea DNA contains the following:
- a CDS encoding ABC transporter ATP-binding protein — MSNLLTIRNLAVNFDGLPAVDRLNLEVAPGEVVGVVGESGSGKSVTMMALMGLIDAPGKVSADEITFNGQNLLKASAKARRKVIGKDIAMVFQDALSSLNPSYTVGYQIKEVLKLHEGLRGDALQRRTLELLDQVGIPDAKNRIASFPHQMSGGMNQRVMIAMAVACNPRLLIADEPTTALDVTIQAQIMELLVTLQKEHGMALVLISHDLAVVSEVAQRVAVMYAGEVIEINRVPAIFAAPHHPYTEALLAAIPEHNAGAKRLSALPGMVPGRDDRPAGCLFAPRCKYRVDDCLKARPALEAVPFHDEAALARCIKPLNLHGDANLYGGGPR, encoded by the coding sequence ATGAGCAATTTATTGACCATCCGTAATCTGGCGGTGAACTTCGATGGCCTGCCTGCGGTTGACCGTCTCAACCTGGAGGTCGCCCCTGGCGAAGTGGTCGGCGTGGTGGGCGAATCGGGCTCGGGCAAGAGCGTGACGATGATGGCGCTGATGGGCCTGATCGACGCGCCAGGCAAGGTCAGCGCGGATGAGATCACGTTTAACGGCCAGAACTTGCTAAAGGCCTCTGCCAAGGCGCGTCGCAAGGTCATTGGCAAAGACATTGCGATGGTGTTCCAGGACGCGTTGAGCAGCCTGAACCCAAGCTACACGGTGGGCTATCAGATCAAGGAAGTGCTAAAGCTGCATGAGGGCTTGCGCGGCGACGCGCTGCAACGGCGCACGCTGGAGCTGCTCGATCAGGTTGGCATTCCCGATGCGAAAAACCGGATCGCCTCATTTCCGCATCAGATGTCGGGCGGCATGAACCAGCGCGTGATGATTGCGATGGCGGTGGCCTGCAATCCCCGGCTGCTGATCGCAGACGAGCCGACCACGGCACTCGATGTGACGATCCAGGCGCAGATCATGGAGTTGCTGGTGACGCTGCAAAAAGAGCACGGCATGGCGCTGGTGCTGATCTCGCATGATCTGGCGGTGGTGTCGGAAGTCGCGCAGCGCGTGGCGGTGATGTATGCCGGCGAAGTGATCGAAATCAACCGGGTGCCAGCGATTTTCGCTGCGCCACATCATCCGTATACCGAAGCCCTGCTAGCCGCGATTCCAGAGCACAACGCCGGGGCGAAACGGCTGTCGGCGTTGCCGGGGATGGTGCCCGGGCGCGATGACCGCCCCGCTGGCTGCCTGTTTGCGCCGCGCTGCAAGTATCGGGTGGATGACTGCCTGAAGGCGCGGCCCGCGCTAGAGGCTGTGCCGTTCCACGATGAAGCGGCGCTCGCGCGTTGCATTAAACCGCTGAACCTGCACGGCGACGCAAATCTTTATGGCGGAGGCCCACGATGA
- a CDS encoding peptide ABC transporter ATP-binding protein, translating to MSAVFEPRRDTPPGAAPVLIAEQLVKHYPVRRGLFAHGAVKALNGVSFSLASGKTLAVVGESGCGKSTLARQLTMIETPTAGRLLIDGDDVAGASKAQIAALRRRVQMVFQNPFASLNPRKTVEQTLAEPLAINTDASASERSERIALMMRTVGLRPEHAKRYPHMFSGGQRQRVAIARAMILEPQIVVADEPVSALDVSIQAQILNLFMDLQEQFKTSYVFISHNLSVVEHIADDVMVMYFGSVVELGERQTIFARPRHPYTRALMSATPSIFEADRRIQIRLQGELPSPLNPPSGCTFHQRCPYAVERCRSEEPHLRAVDGRQVACHRAEEVGERDA from the coding sequence ATGAGCGCAGTCTTCGAACCTCGGCGCGACACGCCCCCGGGTGCTGCTCCTGTGCTGATCGCTGAGCAGTTGGTCAAACATTACCCGGTGCGGCGTGGCCTCTTTGCACACGGCGCGGTGAAGGCGTTGAATGGCGTGTCGTTTTCGCTGGCATCCGGCAAGACGCTCGCCGTGGTGGGCGAATCCGGTTGCGGCAAATCCACGCTGGCGCGCCAACTGACGATGATCGAAACGCCCACGGCGGGCCGCTTGCTGATCGACGGCGACGACGTGGCGGGAGCCAGCAAAGCGCAAATTGCAGCGCTACGCCGCCGGGTGCAAATGGTGTTTCAAAACCCGTTTGCTTCGCTGAACCCACGCAAGACCGTCGAGCAGACACTGGCGGAACCGCTGGCCATCAACACTGACGCGAGTGCTAGCGAGCGCAGCGAACGGATCGCGCTGATGATGCGCACGGTAGGGCTGCGGCCCGAGCACGCCAAACGTTATCCGCATATGTTTTCGGGCGGCCAGCGGCAGCGCGTGGCGATTGCCCGGGCGATGATTCTTGAGCCACAGATTGTTGTCGCGGACGAACCGGTATCGGCGCTCGATGTGTCGATCCAGGCGCAGATTCTGAATTTGTTCATGGATCTGCAAGAGCAGTTCAAAACCAGCTATGTGTTCATTTCGCACAATTTGTCGGTGGTGGAGCACATCGCCGATGACGTGATGGTGATGTACTTCGGCAGCGTGGTGGAGCTGGGCGAGCGCCAGACGATCTTCGCCCGGCCACGTCATCCGTACACCCGGGCGCTGATGTCGGCCACACCGTCGATTTTCGAAGCGGACCGGCGCATTCAGATTCGTTTGCAGGGCGAGTTGCCGTCGCCGCTGAATCCGCCTTCGGGCTGCACTTTTCATCAACGCTGCCCGTATGCGGTTGAGCGTTGCCGTAGTGAAGAGCCGCATTTGCGTGCGGTGGATGGCCGCCAGGTAGCGTGCCATCGTGCAGAGGAGGTGGGGGAGCGGGATGCCTGA
- a CDS encoding TraB/GumN family protein — MPEIWAARFRACRPRWDGTEAGASANGSASASASASANASANASANASANGMHGLAAQRCRPMRSALRRRYRPWWPVALGVLMLQLPAQLPAYADSTAAALNARATPGRAAGAAVVRQAVATASNSRVVVPASLPVTPVPRATLPGFHSPPANPATTASGTVRVQPARMPFYVATRGTTTLYLLGTLHAAAPTDYLPNQIFRRPILGALSASRTLALELSPDDLLVSQDDVSKYGVCPRDCLPGLLPEPLWRRLSARLRGNPAALDAIRRMRPWLAALVVETYDSLSAGLQTEYGTEAQLQNVYLATRGKIVGLETLAEQMRAFTGLTLAQQREMLAQDLVQTPAANVADVKTLHRLWRVGDADAIAAWEAAKSEQLARTPALAAAINRKIVFERNRRFVTRMLLLAGPDKPVFVAIGALHLGGRKGVLQLLRQRGFVVEAG, encoded by the coding sequence ATGCCTGAAATATGGGCGGCGCGATTTCGTGCGTGCCGCCCGCGTTGGGATGGCACAGAGGCGGGGGCTAGTGCCAATGGCAGTGCCAGTGCCAGTGCCAGTGCCAGTGCCAATGCCAGTGCCAATGCCAGTGCCAATGCCAGTGCCAATGGCATGCATGGCCTGGCTGCCCAAAGGTGCAGGCCGATGCGCTCGGCGCTGCGGCGCAGATACCGGCCGTGGTGGCCCGTGGCGCTGGGCGTGCTGATGCTGCAACTGCCCGCTCAACTGCCTGCTTACGCCGATTCCACCGCCGCCGCGCTCAATGCCCGCGCGACGCCGGGCAGAGCCGCAGGCGCAGCGGTTGTCAGGCAGGCCGTGGCTACTGCCTCCAACTCCCGTGTTGTTGTGCCCGCCTCGCTTCCCGTCACACCAGTGCCGCGTGCGACGCTGCCAGGTTTTCATTCCCCGCCCGCTAATCCTGCTACGACCGCGAGCGGCACCGTCCGGGTGCAACCTGCCCGCATGCCGTTTTATGTCGCTACCCGCGGCACGACCACGCTCTACTTGCTGGGCACGCTGCACGCGGCTGCCCCGACTGATTACCTGCCCAACCAGATTTTTCGCCGCCCGATTCTCGGGGCGCTCTCTGCGTCACGCACGCTGGCGCTGGAGTTATCACCGGATGATTTGCTGGTCTCCCAGGACGATGTGTCGAAGTACGGCGTTTGTCCTCGTGACTGCCTGCCGGGGCTTTTGCCTGAGCCACTCTGGCGCAGGTTGTCGGCCCGTTTGCGGGGCAATCCGGCGGCGCTCGATGCGATTCGCCGGATGCGGCCGTGGCTCGCCGCGCTGGTGGTTGAAACCTATGATTCGCTGAGTGCAGGCTTGCAAACCGAATACGGCACGGAAGCCCAGTTGCAGAACGTCTATCTGGCTACGCGCGGCAAGATTGTCGGGCTGGAAACGCTGGCGGAGCAGATGCGCGCTTTCACCGGTTTGACCTTGGCGCAGCAGCGCGAAATGCTGGCACAGGATCTGGTGCAGACGCCTGCGGCCAACGTGGCTGATGTAAAGACCTTGCATCGGCTATGGCGAGTGGGCGACGCCGACGCCATTGCCGCATGGGAAGCCGCGAAGTCGGAGCAACTGGCGCGCACCCCGGCGCTGGCAGCCGCCATTAACCGCAAGATCGTGTTTGAACGCAACCGCCGTTTCGTGACGCGCATGCTGCTGCTCGCCGGGCCGGACAAGCCTGTGTTCGTGGCGATAGGCGCGCTGCATCTGGGCGGGCGCAAAGGCGTGCTGCAACTGCTGCGCCAGCGGGGGTTTGTGGTGGAGGCTGGGTGA
- a CDS encoding tetratricopeptide repeat protein: MQTIQPTPEASTEALFSAAFKAHQDGAHALAATLYQQTLAQAPSHTDALHYYGVLEHQRGAHQAAATLLDQALRLNPLGAECFSNRGLVACALNDPDTALHCYHAALALRPDYADAHNNLGILLQNRQQTDAALDHYRQALSFEPSHTSAWHNLGQALTRLKRYDEAQHCYKALLALAPKAAESHFGYGNMLKAKGDTEAAIASFQRAIELQPGFTQALVNLGTVLGHQGAYHEAEQHYRQAIALDPSPAHLVCLGAVRGMLGAHDDEEALYHQALAIEPEQPDARQNLAWLYLKRGDYRQGWREYAKRWRPCDYSDISAEGIPKWEGEPLAGRRLLIAGEQGFGDHFQFLRYARLLEQRGAQVDACVREPLLEIARSVPGLTRVWSDIPQDGNHYDFWVRLMDIPSYVGTELSTIPAEVPYLFTDPVKIAAWKPRVEAAAQHKRCKVGLVWRGSDKGVPSRMMTLSAFEPLLANTQVAWFSLQKGPAQAQIDTLPASLRPIDFSADLHNFSDTAALIMNLDLVLAIDTGVAHLAGALGKPVWVLLPVGADWRWLEHRSDSPWYPTARLFRQTTHADWQTVTTEVGTALQTMLDEQAT; encoded by the coding sequence ATGCAAACCATCCAGCCCACGCCAGAAGCCTCTACCGAAGCATTGTTCAGCGCCGCCTTCAAAGCTCATCAGGATGGCGCACACGCTCTAGCCGCGACGCTTTACCAGCAAACACTCGCTCAGGCACCCAGCCACACTGACGCACTGCATTACTACGGCGTGCTCGAACACCAGCGCGGCGCGCATCAGGCTGCGGCCACACTGCTCGATCAAGCGCTTCGGCTCAACCCCCTCGGGGCGGAATGTTTCAGTAACCGTGGCCTGGTTGCCTGCGCCCTCAACGACCCCGACACAGCACTGCACTGCTATCACGCCGCACTGGCGCTGCGCCCCGATTACGCCGATGCCCATAACAACCTCGGCATCCTGCTGCAAAACCGCCAGCAAACCGACGCAGCGCTTGACCATTACCGTCAGGCCCTCTCGTTCGAGCCGTCGCACACCAGCGCCTGGCACAACCTGGGCCAGGCGCTGACCCGCCTCAAGCGGTATGACGAGGCACAGCACTGTTACAAGGCCCTGCTCGCCCTCGCCCCCAAAGCCGCTGAGAGCCACTTCGGCTACGGCAACATGCTCAAAGCCAAAGGCGATACCGAAGCGGCCATCGCCAGTTTCCAGCGCGCCATCGAACTCCAGCCGGGCTTCACCCAGGCGCTCGTCAATCTGGGTACCGTGCTGGGCCATCAAGGGGCTTACCACGAAGCCGAGCAGCATTACCGCCAGGCGATCGCGCTTGATCCCAGCCCAGCTCATCTGGTCTGCCTCGGTGCGGTGCGCGGCATGCTAGGCGCTCACGACGACGAAGAAGCGCTTTATCACCAGGCGCTGGCCATCGAGCCCGAACAGCCCGACGCGCGACAAAATCTGGCCTGGCTCTACCTGAAGCGCGGTGACTATCGCCAGGGATGGCGCGAATACGCGAAGCGCTGGCGTCCTTGCGATTACTCCGACATCTCTGCCGAAGGCATCCCCAAATGGGAAGGTGAGCCGCTTGCGGGACGCCGCCTGCTCATCGCCGGAGAGCAGGGCTTTGGCGACCATTTTCAGTTTCTGCGTTACGCGCGTCTGCTTGAACAGCGTGGTGCACAGGTCGACGCCTGTGTACGCGAGCCGCTGCTCGAAATCGCCCGGAGCGTGCCAGGCCTGACACGCGTGTGGAGCGACATACCGCAAGACGGTAACCACTACGATTTCTGGGTACGGCTAATGGACATCCCGTCTTACGTCGGCACCGAGCTCTCCACCATCCCGGCCGAGGTGCCATACCTCTTCACTGATCCAGTGAAAATCGCCGCCTGGAAGCCCCGGGTAGAAGCCGCGGCACAGCACAAGCGCTGCAAGGTTGGGCTGGTGTGGCGCGGTAGCGATAAAGGCGTGCCGAGCCGGATGATGACGCTCAGCGCATTTGAGCCGTTGCTGGCCAACACTCAGGTGGCCTGGTTTTCACTGCAAAAGGGCCCCGCCCAGGCGCAGATCGACACCCTCCCCGCCTCGCTGCGCCCAATAGATTTCAGCGCCGATCTACATAATTTCTCTGATACGGCTGCGCTCATCATGAACCTCGACCTGGTGCTAGCGATAGACACCGGCGTCGCCCACCTAGCCGGTGCTCTGGGCAAGCCCGTGTGGGTCCTGCTACCGGTCGGCGCTGACTGGCGCTGGCTCGAACATCGCAGCGATTCGCCGTGGTATCCCACCGCACGGCTCTTCCGCCAGACCACGCACGCCGACTGGCAAACGGTGACCACCGAAGTCGGCACTGCGTTGCAAACGATGCTCGACGAGCAAGCCACCTGA
- the pxpA gene encoding 5-oxoprolinase subunit PxpA yields the protein MEIDLNADLGEGCGSDEALLELVSSASIACGWHAGGANAMHNCVRWAVAKGVAIGAHPSFNDPENFGRKEMQLPPNEIYAGVLYQLGALSAIAQAEGGRIAHVKPHGALYNQAARDPQVARAIVAAVHDFDPSVAVFALARSGLVRAAREVGLHAVEEVFADRAYRADGSLVPRNEPGALLDDEEMVLKRTLSMARDQRVQTIEGQWLTLNAQTICLHGDGPHALAFARRIRRALEQEGIEIHAAGLVHS from the coding sequence ATGGAAATAGATTTGAACGCCGACCTCGGCGAAGGCTGCGGCTCTGACGAAGCGCTGCTGGAACTCGTCAGCTCGGCCAGCATCGCGTGTGGCTGGCATGCGGGCGGGGCCAATGCGATGCATAACTGCGTGCGCTGGGCGGTGGCCAAAGGCGTTGCCATCGGGGCCCATCCCAGTTTTAACGACCCGGAGAACTTCGGCCGCAAGGAAATGCAATTGCCGCCCAATGAGATCTATGCGGGCGTGCTGTACCAGCTTGGCGCACTCTCGGCCATCGCTCAGGCCGAAGGCGGGCGCATCGCGCACGTCAAACCACACGGCGCGCTCTACAACCAGGCCGCGCGTGACCCTCAGGTAGCCCGCGCGATTGTCGCGGCGGTCCACGACTTTGATCCATCGGTGGCAGTGTTTGCGCTCGCGCGCAGTGGCCTCGTGCGAGCCGCACGCGAGGTTGGCCTGCATGCGGTCGAAGAAGTCTTTGCCGATCGCGCCTACCGTGCCGATGGCTCGCTGGTGCCGCGGAATGAACCGGGCGCGCTGCTCGACGATGAAGAGATGGTGCTCAAACGCACGCTCTCGATGGCGCGCGATCAGCGAGTGCAAACGATTGAAGGCCAGTGGCTAACCCTGAATGCTCAGACGATTTGCCTGCATGGCGACGGCCCGCACGCACTGGCGTTCGCACGGCGAATTCGCCGTGCGCTGGAGCAGGAAGGGATTGAAATTCATGCGGCGGGGCTGGTTCATAGCTGA
- a CDS encoding biotin-dependent carboxyltransferase family protein: MIDVIRSGLLSSVQDSGRHGYRHEGVAQSGALDALALEVGNRLVGNRPGTAGLEMTVGPIVLRFLRATRIALTGAEFGATLDGKPVYAWWSQPVQAGQELVLPAARYGMRSYLCVAGGIDVLPVLGSRSTDLAAGFGGLGGRALRDGDRLPVGSPGAQACINGFSPEAPAFGIKAPGWCNFTRQQEPLRHIWSAAAGSASAVEFRVLICPEYSHFTREAKHTFWSDEWLVTANSNRMGYRLEGQALQSSSQHELLSHAVLPGTIQVPPNGQPIILMSDAQTTGGYPKIGAVIQADLWKLAQVRLNRHIRFIPATPDEALEALRETQRYLKQIDAAIAHHRQRDLARAASVTA; encoded by the coding sequence ATGATCGACGTCATACGTTCAGGTTTGCTGAGCTCCGTCCAGGACAGCGGCCGTCACGGTTACCGGCATGAGGGCGTCGCGCAAAGCGGTGCGCTCGATGCGCTAGCACTCGAAGTCGGCAATCGCCTGGTCGGCAACCGGCCTGGCACGGCGGGCCTGGAAATGACGGTCGGGCCGATCGTGCTGCGCTTTCTGCGCGCCACGCGGATCGCGCTCACGGGTGCGGAATTCGGCGCGACGCTTGATGGCAAACCGGTCTACGCGTGGTGGAGCCAGCCCGTGCAAGCCGGGCAAGAACTCGTGTTGCCTGCTGCACGCTATGGCATGCGCAGCTATTTGTGCGTGGCGGGCGGCATTGACGTGCTGCCGGTGCTGGGGTCGCGCAGCACCGATCTGGCAGCGGGCTTTGGCGGCCTCGGCGGCCGCGCGCTGCGCGATGGCGACCGGCTGCCTGTGGGCTCCCCCGGAGCGCAGGCCTGTATTAACGGCTTCAGCCCCGAAGCCCCGGCCTTTGGCATCAAAGCCCCCGGCTGGTGCAATTTCACGCGCCAGCAAGAACCTTTACGGCATATCTGGTCAGCGGCAGCAGGCAGCGCGTCGGCCGTCGAATTTCGCGTGCTGATTTGCCCGGAATACAGTCATTTCACGCGGGAAGCCAAACACACGTTCTGGTCTGACGAATGGCTCGTCACCGCGAACAGCAACCGCATGGGCTACCGGCTCGAAGGACAGGCACTGCAGTCCAGCAGCCAGCACGAGCTGCTTTCTCATGCCGTGCTGCCTGGCACGATCCAGGTGCCGCCCAATGGCCAGCCCATCATCTTGATGAGCGATGCGCAAACCACCGGTGGCTATCCCAAGATCGGCGCGGTCATTCAGGCGGATCTATGGAAGCTGGCTCAGGTGCGGCTCAACCGGCACATCCGGTTTATTCCCGCCACACCCGATGAAGCGCTGGAGGCTTTGCGCGAAACCCAACGTTATTTAAAGCAGATCGACGCCGCAATCGCACATCACCGGCAGCGGGATCTCGCACGCGCGGCATCTGTCACCGCCTGA
- the pxpB gene encoding 5-oxoprolinase subunit PxpB gives MIQPRIFPFGDTALVCELPPPATLLRQRRIWAVAQAAHNWPHVQEVVPGMNNLTLVFDPLQADSAALSEQLRAAWHAAGSTAEPAAGRTVDIPVHYGGADGPDLAAIASHTGFSAAEVIERHSQAEYMVFFVGFQPGFAYLGGLDAALHTPRRAVPRLQVAPGSVGIGGAQTGIYPTASPGGWQLLGRTALALFEPSRTPAALLQPGDRVRFSVAGVVT, from the coding sequence ATGATTCAGCCACGTATCTTCCCTTTCGGTGACACCGCCCTGGTTTGCGAGCTGCCGCCGCCCGCGACGCTCCTGCGCCAACGGCGGATCTGGGCCGTGGCCCAGGCGGCGCACAACTGGCCGCATGTACAGGAGGTGGTGCCGGGCATGAATAACCTGACGCTCGTCTTCGATCCGCTGCAAGCCGACAGCGCCGCGCTAAGCGAGCAACTACGGGCTGCATGGCACGCCGCCGGCAGCACCGCCGAACCCGCTGCGGGACGCACGGTCGACATCCCGGTGCATTACGGCGGCGCGGATGGGCCTGATCTGGCGGCCATCGCTAGCCATACCGGGTTCAGTGCCGCAGAGGTCATCGAGCGCCATAGCCAGGCCGAATACATGGTGTTCTTCGTGGGCTTTCAGCCAGGCTTTGCCTATCTCGGCGGACTCGATGCCGCGTTGCATACGCCGCGCCGGGCCGTGCCCCGGCTGCAAGTCGCCCCCGGCTCGGTTGGCATCGGCGGGGCTCAGACCGGCATCTATCCCACCGCCTCGCCAGGCGGCTGGCAATTGCTCGGCCGCACCGCACTCGCACTGTTTGAACCTTCCCGCACCCCAGCCGCGCTGCTACAGCCAGGCGACCGGGTGCGCTTCAGTGTCGCAGGGGTCGTCACATGA
- a CDS encoding winged helix DNA-binding protein, with protein MRSSSTRFVSSNHLVSDVSAELSELEYGLIMAGNAFNRWMMRCMLAAGCKDMTAIEVSLLHHVGHRERHKGLADICFVLNIEDTHIASYALKKLVTRGYVKSEKIGKEVLFSTTAAGRTLCLKYREVRENCLIGVLRESGLTNEQIGVAAQMLRHASGLYDTAARAAASL; from the coding sequence ATGAGGAGTTCGTCAACCCGGTTTGTTTCTTCGAATCACCTTGTTTCCGATGTGAGTGCAGAACTGTCCGAGCTTGAATACGGGCTCATCATGGCGGGCAATGCCTTTAATCGCTGGATGATGCGCTGCATGCTTGCCGCTGGTTGCAAGGACATGACGGCTATCGAGGTTTCGCTGCTCCATCACGTCGGTCACCGGGAGCGCCATAAGGGCTTGGCCGATATCTGTTTCGTGCTGAATATCGAAGACACGCATATCGCTTCTTATGCGCTCAAAAAGTTAGTAACAAGAGGCTATGTAAAAAGCGAAAAAATCGGCAAAGAAGTGCTTTTTTCGACGACCGCAGCGGGGCGCACCTTATGCCTGAAGTACCGGGAGGTGAGGGAGAACTGCCTGATTGGGGTGCTGCGCGAAAGCGGCCTGACCAACGAGCAGATTGGCGTGGCGGCGCAAATGCTGCGCCACGCCTCGGGTTTGTACGACACAGCGGCGCGGGCCGCTGCTTCGCTTTAG
- a CDS encoding 5-formyltetrahydrofolate cyclo-ligase has translation MDPSIACNPLPESKTVLRQALLKARQQSATDPLCNAALNRHVLDALKRFTPSCVGAYWPLSGEFNLRGALAIWLALDPERRIGLPVIEAHRAPLKFHRWTPDMVMRPGYHDIPEPTSGQPVIPDLLFVPCVGFDTAGYRLGYGGGFYDRTLAAWPGDTRPLTIGLAYESGRLTQLPRQPHDIPLDSVLTETGWHTAQR, from the coding sequence GTGGACCCAAGCATAGCATGCAACCCCCTGCCGGAATCGAAAACAGTCCTGCGTCAAGCCCTGCTGAAAGCACGCCAGCAAAGCGCTACCGACCCTCTCTGCAACGCCGCGCTAAACCGTCATGTACTTGATGCGTTAAAGCGTTTTACTCCGTCATGCGTAGGAGCTTACTGGCCGCTTTCTGGCGAATTTAATTTACGCGGGGCACTCGCCATCTGGCTTGCGCTCGATCCTGAGCGGCGGATCGGCTTGCCAGTGATCGAAGCCCACCGGGCACCGCTGAAATTTCATCGGTGGACGCCCGATATGGTCATGCGGCCAGGCTATCACGACATTCCCGAGCCAACCTCGGGCCAGCCTGTCATACCTGACCTGTTATTTGTGCCGTGCGTGGGCTTCGATACCGCCGGTTACCGGCTTGGCTATGGCGGCGGTTTTTATGACCGCACGCTGGCGGCCTGGCCGGGTGACACCCGGCCGCTCACGATTGGCCTCGCCTACGAAAGTGGACGCCTCACCCAGCTCCCCCGGCAGCCGCACGACATCCCGCTCGACTCCGTGCTCACCGAAACCGGCTGGCACACGGCGCAGCGCTAA
- a CDS encoding transglycosylase SLT domain-containing protein, whose protein sequence is MSNRLVRVYRAAGRTLAVALLAGCNVSLAGAQPVPVFTPSNDDQTFIQLREASRKNDAARAAQLAALIPGYPAPSYLEYFQLKPQLFDAQGKARADAPDEQILAFLKKYDGQAIADRMRNDYLLVLGARRDWRNFEPQYARFVLDDDTQVKCYALEARAARGENVADAARALLVEPRKFGDGCIDLVSSLAASQQFSSDDVWQQIRLAYEQNQTTTGRKLVDALGAQSPDPALLNQAVSTPPLVLTRGVGPDTPSHQLALLAVARMARNDPALAATTFATVAPSLSAAERATGWGTIGYQAAVKQMPGAVDWYRLSANGALSSAAYEWRTRMALVAGDWAMVRWSIEQMPATLRNQPAWIYWHARALKQGGDSAQANQEFAQIAQGFNFYGQLAAEELGQKITVPAKTTVTDAEVQQAGMTPGLALAQRFYQLNLRLEGNREWNWPLRSMSDRELLATAEYARRIQLLDRAVNTADKTKVEHDFSLRYLSPFREIVERDSQSNGLDVEWAYGLIRQESRFILNARSEVGASGLMQLMPGTAQLVAKKIGMGPVSRAQMNDLNTNILLGTNYLAMVYNQFDGSPVLATAGYNAGPGRPRAWRKMLPGPVEGAIFAESIPFQETRDYVKNVLSNTVYYAVLFEGRPQSLKERLGYITP, encoded by the coding sequence ATGTCAAATCGCCTTGTCCGAGTATATCGCGCGGCTGGCCGGACACTTGCCGTGGCGTTACTCGCCGGGTGCAATGTGTCGCTGGCCGGCGCGCAGCCGGTGCCTGTTTTTACCCCCTCCAATGACGATCAAACCTTCATCCAGCTACGTGAAGCCTCACGTAAGAACGATGCGGCGCGGGCGGCTCAACTGGCGGCCCTGATCCCTGGTTATCCGGCTCCTTCCTATCTGGAGTATTTCCAGCTCAAGCCACAGCTTTTCGATGCACAGGGCAAGGCGCGGGCCGATGCGCCGGACGAGCAGATTCTTGCCTTTCTGAAAAAGTACGACGGGCAGGCCATTGCTGACCGCATGCGCAACGACTATCTGCTGGTGCTGGGTGCTCGCCGCGACTGGCGCAATTTTGAGCCGCAGTATGCCCGCTTCGTGCTTGATGACGACACCCAGGTGAAATGCTATGCACTTGAAGCGCGTGCCGCGCGCGGCGAGAACGTAGCGGACGCAGCCCGGGCGCTGCTGGTCGAGCCGCGCAAGTTTGGTGATGGCTGCATTGATCTGGTGTCGTCGCTGGCTGCCAGCCAGCAGTTTTCCAGCGACGATGTCTGGCAGCAGATTCGCCTCGCCTACGAACAGAACCAAACCACCACCGGCCGCAAGCTGGTTGACGCGCTTGGCGCGCAGAGCCCGGACCCGGCGTTGCTGAATCAGGCGGTTAGCACGCCGCCGCTGGTGCTGACGCGGGGCGTTGGCCCAGATACTCCGTCGCATCAACTGGCCTTGCTGGCAGTCGCCCGCATGGCGCGTAACGATCCAGCGCTCGCCGCCACCACATTTGCCACGGTTGCCCCATCGCTGAGCGCGGCAGAGCGCGCCACAGGCTGGGGCACGATTGGCTATCAGGCAGCCGTTAAACAAATGCCGGGTGCGGTCGACTGGTATCGCCTGTCGGCTAACGGCGCGCTGTCCAGTGCGGCTTACGAATGGCGCACCCGGATGGCACTGGTTGCGGGCGACTGGGCGATGGTGCGCTGGTCGATCGAGCAGATGCCCGCCACGCTGCGCAACCAGCCTGCCTGGATCTACTGGCATGCTCGCGCGCTGAAGCAAGGTGGCGACAGCGCGCAGGCTAACCAGGAGTTCGCCCAGATCGCCCAGGGCTTTAACTTCTATGGCCAGTTGGCCGCAGAAGAGCTTGGCCAGAAAATCACCGTTCCAGCCAAAACAACCGTGACCGACGCAGAGGTCCAGCAAGCTGGCATGACGCCGGGCCTCGCGCTGGCGCAACGGTTTTATCAACTGAATTTACGGCTGGAAGGCAACCGCGAATGGAACTGGCCGCTGCGCAGCATGAGCGACCGCGAATTGCTTGCCACTGCCGAATACGCCCGCCGCATCCAGCTCTTGGACCGTGCGGTCAATACAGCGGATAAAACCAAAGTCGAACACGATTTCTCGCTGCGTTATCTGTCGCCGTTCCGCGAGATTGTCGAGCGCGATTCGCAATCCAATGGTCTCGATGTCGAATGGGCATATGGGCTGATTCGCCAGGAGTCGCGTTTCATCCTGAACGCACGTTCGGAAGTGGGTGCCAGCGGCCTGATGCAACTCATGCCGGGCACGGCTCAGCTGGTCGCCAAAAAAATCGGCATGGGGCCGGTGTCGCGGGCGCAGATGAACGACCTCAACACTAATATCTTGCTGGGCACCAACTATCTGGCGATGGTCTATAACCAGTTCGATGGCTCTCCGGTGCTGGCCACTGCCGGTTACAACGCAGGCCCAGGGCGGCCTCGCGCCTGGCGCAAAATGTTGCCCGGGCCGGTTGAAGGCGCGATTTTCGCTGAATCCATTCCGTTCCAGGAAACCCGCGATTACGTGAAAAATGTGCTGTCCAACACGGTGTATTACGCGGTTCTGTTCGAAGGCCGCCCGCAATCGCTGAAAGAACGTTTGGGTTACATCACGCCGTAA